One window of Brachybacterium ginsengisoli genomic DNA carries:
- a CDS encoding dihydrofolate reductase family protein: protein MAREIVWTGFMTADGIVDSPGDSSEGHPHGGWVLSTPFDPEAFSLKGEELAETSALLLGRRSYDAFWPVWSTSEDHAAWQDMPKYVVSTTLEADDVTADWGPIEVLRSIEDVAALKATEGGALFLHGSAELARNLAAADLIDRYHLLVFPVLLGTGKRAFPDGDAERRDLRLRDSAAYSNGVVKLIYDVVR from the coding sequence ATGGCACGCGAGATCGTGTGGACAGGGTTCATGACGGCCGATGGGATCGTCGACTCCCCCGGCGACTCCTCCGAAGGCCACCCGCACGGAGGCTGGGTGCTCTCGACGCCCTTCGACCCCGAGGCGTTCTCCCTCAAGGGCGAGGAGCTCGCCGAGACCTCGGCACTCCTGCTGGGCCGGCGCAGCTATGACGCCTTCTGGCCCGTCTGGTCCACCTCCGAGGACCATGCCGCCTGGCAGGACATGCCCAAGTACGTCGTCTCCACGACGCTCGAGGCCGACGACGTCACTGCCGACTGGGGCCCGATCGAGGTGCTGCGCAGCATCGAGGACGTCGCCGCCCTGAAGGCCACCGAGGGCGGCGCGCTGTTCCTCCACGGCAGCGCAGAGCTGGCCCGGAACCTCGCCGCGGCCGATCTCATCGACCGCTACCACCTGCTGGTCTTCCCGGTCCTGCTGGGCACCGGCAAGCGGGCCTTCCCGGACGGGGACGCCGAGCGCCGCGACCTGCGCCTGCGCGACAGCGCCGCCTACTCCAACGGCGTGGTGAAGCTGATCTACGACGTGGTGCGCTGA
- a CDS encoding carbohydrate ABC transporter permease, which yields MTLSTPSTTIPPALASGPAEPRPRRKGRPRPTGQKVFAVFNGIILTGFALMCLIPFIHIIGSSFATPGELATRNFVLIPREWSTAAYQYILSTPTIFRAMGVSVFVTVVGTFVSLVLTSMMAYALSKPQLPGRRYINFLVIFTMLFSGGMIPSFILVTKLGLVDSLWSLILPVAINAFNLVIMRNFFQGIPASLEEAARIDGCSELGVFARVVLPLSLASIATIGLFYAVTYWNTYMHAVLYINDSSKWPIQVLLRQVVIVSSGMNADATAVDVVPPAQSVKMAVIAVATLPMLAIYPFVQRFFVKGAMIGSVKG from the coding sequence ATGACCCTCTCGACCCCGTCCACGACGATCCCTCCCGCGCTCGCGAGCGGGCCCGCCGAGCCCCGGCCCCGCCGCAAGGGGCGCCCCCGCCCCACCGGTCAGAAGGTCTTCGCGGTGTTCAACGGGATCATCCTCACCGGCTTCGCGCTGATGTGCCTGATCCCCTTCATCCACATCATCGGCAGCTCCTTCGCGACCCCCGGGGAGCTCGCCACGCGGAACTTCGTCCTCATCCCGCGGGAGTGGTCCACGGCCGCCTACCAGTACATCCTCTCCACGCCGACGATCTTCCGCGCCATGGGGGTGTCGGTGTTCGTGACGGTGGTGGGCACCTTCGTGAGCCTCGTGCTCACCTCGATGATGGCGTACGCCCTCTCGAAGCCCCAGCTGCCCGGACGTCGCTACATCAACTTCCTGGTCATCTTCACGATGCTCTTCAGCGGGGGCATGATCCCGAGCTTCATCCTGGTCACGAAGCTGGGGCTGGTGGACTCGCTGTGGTCGCTGATCCTCCCGGTCGCGATCAACGCGTTCAACCTCGTCATCATGCGCAACTTCTTCCAGGGCATCCCCGCGAGCCTCGAGGAGGCCGCCCGCATCGACGGATGCTCGGAGCTGGGCGTGTTCGCCCGGGTGGTGCTGCCGCTGTCCCTCGCCTCGATCGCGACCATCGGCCTCTTCTACGCCGTCACCTACTGGAACACCTACATGCACGCGGTGCTCTACATCAACGACTCCTCGAAGTGGCCCATCCAGGTGCTGCTGCGCCAGGTCGTCATCGTCTCCAGCGGCATGAACGCGGATGCCACCGCCGTGGACGTGGTCCCGCCCGCGCAGTCGGTGAAGATGGCCGTGATCGCCGTGGCCACCCTGCCGATGCTCGCGATCTACCCCTTCGTCCAGCGCTTCTTCGTCAAGGGCGCCATGATCGGCTCCGTCAAGGGCTGA
- a CDS encoding acetylxylan esterase codes for MTVPAQRERLTALLALEPETPDAPARLEGDSGAPGTHEVALIAADGTRIPALLLRPDPSAATGAAAVLVAGHGRGIDDLVATDPADGYHDALAHKLVRAGMTVLCPEMVSFGRRRFPSADAENSCGIDAARHLLHGQPVMGHRVADARTAVTVLRALDGVDPERVAVVGGSGGGAVSLLLAAVDTRVAAALVSNYFCTFEASIGSIRHCPCNIIPGLLPGLEMADIAALVAPRTLVLEAGQQDRIFPIEATRAAHSLLAPVWEAHGEPGPELVVTDGGHAFRAERSLEALRERLG; via the coding sequence ATGACGGTCCCGGCGCAGCGCGAGCGCCTCACCGCACTCCTCGCCCTCGAGCCCGAGACGCCTGACGCTCCGGCGCGCCTCGAGGGCGACTCCGGCGCACCGGGCACCCACGAGGTCGCCCTGATCGCCGCCGACGGCACCCGGATCCCGGCCCTCCTGCTCCGGCCCGACCCGTCGGCGGCGACGGGGGCCGCAGCGGTGCTGGTGGCCGGGCACGGCCGTGGGATCGACGACCTGGTGGCCACGGATCCGGCCGACGGGTACCACGACGCCCTCGCCCACAAGCTGGTGCGGGCGGGGATGACGGTGCTGTGCCCGGAGATGGTCAGCTTCGGCCGGCGCCGGTTCCCATCGGCCGATGCCGAGAACTCCTGCGGGATCGACGCCGCCCGGCACCTCCTGCACGGCCAGCCGGTCATGGGCCACCGGGTCGCGGACGCCCGCACCGCGGTCACAGTCCTGCGAGCGCTGGACGGCGTGGACCCGGAGCGCGTCGCGGTGGTCGGCGGCTCGGGCGGGGGAGCGGTCTCGCTGCTGCTGGCCGCGGTGGACACCCGGGTCGCGGCGGCGCTGGTCTCGAACTACTTCTGCACCTTCGAGGCGAGCATCGGGTCGATACGGCACTGCCCCTGCAACATCATCCCGGGGCTCCTGCCGGGCCTCGAGATGGCGGACATCGCCGCGCTCGTGGCACCGCGGACGCTGGTCCTCGAGGCCGGGCAGCAGGACCGCATCTTCCCGATCGAGGCGACCCGTGCCGCGCACTCGCTGCTCGCCCCGGTCTGGGAGGCGCACGGCGAGCCCGGCCCGGAGCTGGTGGTCACCGACGGCGGTCACGCCTTCCGGGCCGAGCGCTCGCTCGAGGCGCTGCGGGAGCGGCTCGGCTGA
- a CDS encoding pectinesterase family protein → MPFVSRRRFTATLGLASAAALVSTGPAAAAPPEDAGGGELLRRMHVPSGRTTADGPIWSPTPTGFAGVRTEQAPHGAIGGQGGTIVVVHDGEALADAVLQEGPTVVLVEGSIVVEPFGTNLKVSSDTSILGAGRGAEIVGGGFHLDRVANVVIRNLTFRDSYVPGDWDGKSEDNDNDGVRVDTSHHVWIDHCEFARLGDGLVDVRKNATDVTLSWCIFRDHNKTVGVGWTEDVLTRITLHHNWSSNTYQRNASIDNVAAGHLYSCVFQGQGQYGTMSRGASQLVVEACLYENGEDALVAKDPASRIDSRGNRFTGIRGRKDHTGPTFEPSEHYDYTAEPIDDVARIVTGNAGPHARTEQVGRRIRVALDGSGDVASIGAAVGAAWRSPHPVEIVVAPGIYREIVRIQPGMPAGLVLRGETGAATDVVLTYDLAAGTEKFYGGVFGGTGAATLAVLADDVTLRDLTIENAYDEEAHGGSQAQALRTVGDRIVLDGVRLIGNQDTFLAESPGKGVVSRVYVSDSFLEGDVDFIYGRATLVLENCEIRSFDRGSPDNNGYVCAPSTDSGVRGFLFTGCTFTSDAAEGSVFLGRPWHPSSNPDVAPSAVIRHSHLGSHIRTPGWSDMGGWPWQEDFLREHANEGPGAAVGDEGRPQLTADEAAEHTRENYLSGDDEWTPWS, encoded by the coding sequence ATGCCTTTCGTGTCACGCCGCCGGTTCACCGCCACCCTCGGCCTCGCATCCGCCGCGGCCCTCGTCTCCACCGGTCCCGCCGCGGCGGCTCCTCCGGAGGACGCAGGAGGAGGCGAGCTCCTGCGCAGGATGCACGTCCCCTCCGGCCGAACCACGGCCGACGGCCCCATCTGGTCGCCGACCCCGACGGGGTTCGCCGGAGTGCGGACCGAGCAAGCTCCTCACGGAGCCATCGGCGGCCAGGGCGGCACGATCGTCGTCGTCCACGACGGGGAGGCTCTCGCCGACGCCGTGCTCCAGGAGGGGCCGACGGTGGTCCTCGTCGAGGGGTCGATCGTCGTCGAACCCTTCGGCACGAACCTGAAGGTCTCGAGCGATACCAGCATCCTCGGGGCGGGCCGCGGGGCGGAGATCGTCGGCGGCGGATTCCATCTCGACCGCGTCGCGAACGTGGTGATCCGCAACCTCACCTTCCGCGACTCGTACGTCCCGGGGGACTGGGACGGCAAGAGCGAGGACAACGACAACGACGGCGTCCGCGTCGACACCTCGCACCACGTGTGGATCGATCACTGCGAGTTCGCCCGGCTGGGCGACGGGCTCGTGGACGTTCGGAAGAACGCCACCGACGTCACGCTCTCCTGGTGCATCTTCCGCGACCACAACAAGACGGTCGGCGTCGGATGGACCGAGGACGTCCTCACCCGGATCACCCTGCACCACAACTGGTCCTCGAACACGTACCAGCGAAACGCCAGTATCGACAACGTCGCCGCAGGTCACCTGTACAGCTGCGTCTTCCAGGGGCAGGGACAGTACGGGACGATGTCGCGAGGGGCCTCGCAGCTGGTCGTCGAGGCGTGCCTCTACGAGAACGGCGAGGACGCGCTCGTCGCCAAGGACCCCGCCTCGAGGATCGACTCGCGCGGGAACCGCTTCACCGGGATCCGCGGGCGGAAGGACCACACCGGCCCCACCTTCGAACCCTCCGAGCACTACGACTACACGGCGGAGCCGATCGACGACGTCGCGCGGATCGTCACGGGGAACGCCGGGCCTCACGCCCGGACCGAGCAGGTGGGCCGACGGATCCGGGTCGCGCTCGACGGATCCGGGGACGTGGCGAGCATCGGCGCGGCCGTCGGCGCCGCGTGGCGCTCGCCGCATCCGGTGGAGATCGTCGTGGCCCCGGGCATCTACCGCGAGATCGTCCGTATCCAGCCCGGCATGCCGGCGGGGCTCGTCCTGCGCGGGGAGACCGGTGCGGCCACTGATGTGGTCCTGACCTACGACCTCGCCGCCGGGACGGAGAAGTTCTACGGCGGAGTGTTCGGCGGCACGGGCGCGGCGACCCTCGCCGTCCTCGCCGACGACGTCACCCTCCGGGATCTGACGATCGAGAACGCCTACGACGAGGAGGCGCATGGCGGCAGCCAGGCCCAGGCGCTGCGCACCGTGGGGGACAGGATCGTGCTGGACGGGGTCCGCCTGATCGGCAACCAGGACACCTTCCTGGCCGAGTCCCCCGGCAAGGGCGTCGTCTCCCGCGTGTACGTGAGCGACTCCTTCCTGGAGGGCGATGTCGACTTCATCTACGGCAGGGCGACCCTCGTGCTCGAGAACTGCGAGATCCGATCCTTCGACCGGGGGAGCCCGGACAACAACGGGTACGTCTGCGCTCCGAGCACCGACTCGGGGGTCCGGGGGTTCCTGTTCACCGGGTGCACCTTCACCTCGGACGCCGCCGAGGGATCGGTGTTCCTGGGGCGCCCGTGGCATCCCAGCAGCAACCCGGACGTCGCCCCGTCGGCGGTCATCAGGCACTCCCACCTCGGTTCGCACATCCGGACCCCCGGCTGGTCGGACATGGGCGGATGGCCCTGGCAGGAGGACTTCCTGCGCGAGCACGCCAACGAGGGCCCGGGTGCCGCCGTCGGCGACGAAGGCCGCCCCCAGCTCACCGCGGACGAGGCAGCCGAGCACACCCGCGAGAACTACCTCAGCGGTGACGACGAGTGGACGCCCTGGTCATGA
- a CDS encoding pectate lyase family protein produces MNIPPRPPESISRRHLARIGTAAIGSVAAVGAAPPLATARPAAGPEHSDAGAIDLLRRMRVPPGPTSAGGPVWSALATGFAGVRTEDLPLGAVGGLGGTVVEVRDAEELSAALALDGPTVVLVHGTIVLPFGSMLEVGSRTSVLGVGRGAEIVGGGLRLLQVSDVVLRNITFRDSFIGGDWDGKSEENDNDGIRVDTSDHVWIDHCEFVRLGDGQVDIRKDSTHVTVSWSILRDHNKTLGVGWTDNVLTTLTLHHLWFSNTHQRNGSIDNTALCHVYNCLLDGSSSYGMASRGAAQLLVEHSVFASVRNPIGVSDPESRVAQNGNLRDGTWGSWEDTGVDVDPADHYSYDLDPVEDVRSLLARHAGPHARGEWTARQIHVSQDGSGDVRSVHAAVGAASRSPHPVEVIVHPGVYREVVTIWPRLEGLVIRGASGDPADVVLSYDKPAQDWATVTVLTSGVTLSALTLEAALEDGRPAYPLRSIDDSLVLSDVVLLGGPHGISDPRS; encoded by the coding sequence ATGAACATCCCTCCCCGCCCGCCGGAGTCCATCTCCCGCCGTCACCTTGCTCGGATCGGCACGGCCGCGATCGGCTCCGTCGCCGCAGTCGGGGCCGCCCCGCCTCTCGCCACGGCGCGGCCGGCCGCCGGGCCCGAGCACTCCGACGCCGGAGCGATCGACCTCCTGCGGCGCATGCGTGTGCCCCCGGGGCCGACGTCGGCAGGAGGGCCCGTCTGGTCCGCCCTCGCGACCGGATTCGCAGGAGTCCGCACCGAGGACCTCCCGCTGGGAGCGGTCGGCGGGCTCGGCGGGACTGTGGTCGAGGTGAGGGACGCCGAGGAGCTCTCCGCGGCGCTGGCCCTCGACGGCCCGACGGTCGTGCTCGTCCACGGCACGATCGTCCTGCCCTTCGGGTCGATGCTGGAAGTCGGGTCGAGGACCAGCGTCCTCGGCGTCGGTCGGGGTGCTGAGATCGTCGGCGGGGGCCTGCGCCTCCTCCAGGTGAGCGACGTCGTGCTCCGCAACATCACGTTCCGGGACTCGTTCATCGGAGGGGACTGGGACGGCAAGTCCGAGGAGAACGACAACGACGGCATCCGCGTGGACACCTCGGACCACGTCTGGATCGACCACTGCGAGTTCGTCCGCCTCGGCGACGGCCAGGTCGACATCCGCAAGGACTCCACCCACGTGACGGTCTCCTGGAGCATCCTGCGGGATCACAACAAGACCCTCGGAGTCGGCTGGACCGACAACGTCCTCACCACGCTGACCCTGCACCACCTCTGGTTCTCCAACACCCACCAGCGCAACGGCAGCATCGACAACACCGCCCTGTGCCACGTCTACAACTGCCTGCTCGACGGATCGAGCTCCTACGGCATGGCCTCCCGAGGGGCCGCACAGCTGCTCGTCGAGCACAGCGTCTTCGCGTCGGTGCGCAATCCCATCGGGGTCAGTGATCCCGAGTCGCGGGTCGCGCAGAACGGCAATCTGCGCGACGGGACGTGGGGGTCGTGGGAGGACACGGGGGTCGACGTCGATCCGGCGGATCACTACTCCTACGATCTCGACCCGGTCGAGGACGTCCGCTCCCTGCTGGCCCGCCATGCGGGCCCGCACGCCCGAGGCGAGTGGACGGCCCGACAGATCCACGTCTCGCAGGACGGCAGCGGGGATGTCCGCTCGGTCCACGCCGCCGTCGGAGCCGCGTCCCGCTCCCCGCATCCGGTCGAGGTCATCGTCCATCCCGGTGTGTACCGGGAGGTCGTGACCATCTGGCCACGCCTCGAGGGGCTCGTGATCCGGGGTGCGAGCGGGGATCCCGCCGATGTGGTGCTCAGCTACGACAAGCCCGCACAGGACTGGGCCACGGTCACGGTCCTCACCTCCGGTGTGACGCTCAGCGCGCTGACTCTGGAAGCCGCCCTGGAGGATGGTCGTCCGGCCTACCCGTTGCGCTCGATCGACGACTCCCTCGTCCTCTCGGACGTGGTGCTCCTCGGCGGCCCTCACGGGATCTCCGATCCGCGCTCCTGA
- a CDS encoding pectate lyase family protein encodes MTSPTHLIRGAAVALSVLALAVPSAALGAPGRPAEHPRSPAITEYQILSAGDGWAGAEGAVTGGSEASAEQIVDVGSREELLAALADAGDTPSIVRVHGNIPMNVDDKGTPLTCEGLAEGTGFDLDAYLEAYDPTTWGTDREPEGEQEEARRAAAEKQRALIQVDVPSNTTIIGAEEGAGLTGASLSLRGVDNVIVRNLVLADTYDCFPARDPTDGALGNWNSEYDSVRVVDGASRIWIDHNAFTDAPMTDDQLPEHFGRTYQRHDGALDVTNGSDLVTVSWNAFRDHDKLTLVGSTDNPDRGDPGKLRVTFHHNLYDGVGQRAPRVRFGQVDVYNNHYVIREAQTVGYGYSLGVGVDSHLWAEANAFTTGGVVDAGDLITVLKGAEIATPGNLVDNRRVDLRTAYNEGLPEAEQLAEDTSWEPRHRLCLDKVQHVAGVVGAWSGPRFGPAPGRIAEDCLA; translated from the coding sequence ATGACCTCACCGACCCACCTCATCCGCGGCGCGGCCGTCGCCCTCTCCGTCCTCGCGCTCGCCGTGCCCTCCGCCGCGCTCGGCGCTCCCGGTAGGCCTGCGGAGCATCCACGCAGCCCGGCGATCACCGAGTACCAGATCCTCTCCGCCGGCGACGGCTGGGCCGGGGCCGAGGGTGCCGTCACGGGCGGCTCCGAGGCGTCCGCCGAGCAGATCGTCGACGTCGGCAGTCGTGAGGAGCTCCTCGCCGCGCTCGCCGACGCCGGGGACACGCCCTCCATCGTCCGGGTGCACGGGAACATCCCGATGAACGTCGACGACAAGGGCACCCCGCTGACCTGCGAGGGCCTCGCGGAGGGCACCGGCTTCGATCTCGACGCCTATCTCGAGGCGTACGACCCGACCACCTGGGGCACGGACCGCGAGCCCGAGGGCGAGCAGGAGGAGGCCCGTCGCGCCGCCGCGGAGAAGCAGCGTGCGCTGATCCAGGTGGATGTCCCCTCGAACACCACGATCATCGGGGCCGAGGAGGGGGCCGGGCTCACCGGGGCGTCCCTCTCGCTCCGCGGCGTGGACAACGTGATCGTCCGCAACCTGGTGCTCGCGGACACCTACGACTGCTTCCCCGCCCGGGACCCCACCGATGGGGCGCTGGGGAACTGGAACAGCGAGTACGACAGCGTCCGCGTCGTGGACGGGGCGAGCCGCATCTGGATCGACCACAACGCCTTCACCGATGCCCCGATGACCGACGACCAGCTCCCCGAGCACTTCGGTCGCACCTACCAGCGTCATGACGGGGCGCTGGACGTCACCAACGGCTCGGATCTCGTGACCGTCAGCTGGAATGCGTTCCGCGACCACGACAAGCTCACCCTCGTCGGCTCGACGGACAACCCTGATCGCGGCGATCCCGGGAAGCTGCGGGTCACCTTCCACCACAACCTCTACGACGGTGTGGGCCAGCGCGCGCCGCGCGTGAGGTTCGGGCAGGTCGACGTCTACAACAACCACTACGTGATCCGTGAGGCGCAGACGGTCGGGTACGGCTACTCGCTGGGCGTCGGCGTCGACTCGCATCTGTGGGCCGAGGCGAACGCCTTCACGACCGGTGGGGTCGTCGACGCCGGGGACCTGATCACCGTGCTGAAGGGGGCGGAGATCGCCACGCCGGGGAACCTGGTGGACAATCGACGCGTGGATCTCCGTACCGCGTACAACGAAGGACTCCCCGAGGCGGAGCAGCTCGCCGAGGACACCTCGTGGGAGCCCCGGCATCGTCTCTGCCTGGACAAGGTCCAGCACGTCGCCGGGGTCGTCGGCGCCTGGTCGGGGCCGCGCTTCGGCCCGGCGCCCGGGCGCATCGCCGAGGACTGCCTCGCATGA